In Allocoprobacillus halotolerans, a genomic segment contains:
- a CDS encoding EamA family transporter, producing MDILDRVNRMSIYFQLFLASFFWGSNIIVMKSLLPHIPFLFLAFLRVFLSFLCLGIYIYFRHIPNPCPEKRN from the coding sequence ATGGACATACTAGATAGGGTGAATCGTATGTCCATTTATTTTCAACTTTTTTTAGCAAGTTTCTTTTGGGGAAGTAATATTATTGTGATGAAATCATTACTTCCTCATATTCCTTTTTTATTTTTAGCGTTTTTACGTGTTTTTTTATCTTTTTTATGTCTTGGAATCTATATTTATTTTCGCCATATTCCAAATCCTTGCCCTGAAAAAAGAAATTAA